In the genome of Streptomyces sp. NBC_00190, one region contains:
- a CDS encoding pentapeptide repeat-containing protein, giving the protein MARKGQQETVKAARRPQVRLPELAVWQGAGLEPDGDYDGLEFADLDLAGQEGVGARFMDCAVRRCALDEAGLAKARILDSVLEGVRGVGTDLSGASLRDVELVDARLGGVQLHGAVLERVVVRGGKIDYLNLREARLRDVVFEGCVLVEPDFAGAVLERVEFRDCALRGVDFNGVRMTDVDLRPAGVLEIARGVEALAGAVISPGQLFELAPAMAAQLGVRVIA; this is encoded by the coding sequence ATGGCGCGCAAAGGGCAGCAGGAGACGGTGAAGGCGGCGCGGCGGCCGCAGGTGCGGCTGCCGGAGCTGGCGGTGTGGCAGGGGGCCGGGCTGGAGCCGGACGGGGACTACGACGGGCTGGAGTTCGCGGATCTGGACCTGGCGGGGCAGGAGGGGGTCGGGGCCCGGTTCATGGACTGCGCGGTGCGCAGGTGCGCGCTGGACGAGGCGGGCCTGGCGAAGGCGCGGATCCTGGACTCGGTGCTGGAGGGGGTCCGGGGGGTGGGGACCGACCTGTCGGGGGCTTCGCTGCGGGACGTGGAGCTGGTGGACGCGCGGCTGGGCGGGGTGCAGTTGCACGGGGCGGTGCTGGAGCGGGTGGTGGTCCGGGGCGGCAAGATCGACTACCTGAACCTGCGGGAGGCACGGCTGCGCGACGTGGTCTTCGAGGGGTGCGTGCTCGTGGAGCCGGACTTCGCGGGCGCGGTGCTGGAGCGGGTGGAGTTCCGCGACTGCGCGCTGCGGGGGGTGGATTTCAACGGGGTGCGGATGACGGACGTGGATCTGCGGCCCGCCGGTGTGCTGGAGATCGCCCGGGGTGTGGAGGCCCTGGCCGGGGCCGTGATCAGCCCGGGGCAGCTGTTCGAGCTGGCCCCCGCGATGGCGGCGCAGCTGGGGGTGCGGGTGATCGCGTAG
- a CDS encoding GNAT family N-acetyltransferase, which produces MIRSAQVTDVPAIRAMIRELAEYEKVPHEARATEEQLREALFGERPAAFAHVAESPEGEVVGFSVWFLSFSTWRGVHGIYLEDLYVRPGARGGGYGKALLRELARICVERGYGRLEWSVLDWNAPTIAFYEALGARPQDEWSVYRLTDGPLAELGAGGRQGTS; this is translated from the coding sequence ATGATTCGTAGCGCTCAAGTCACCGATGTTCCCGCCATTCGCGCGATGATCCGTGAGCTCGCGGAGTACGAGAAGGTGCCGCACGAGGCGCGGGCGACCGAGGAGCAACTACGCGAGGCGCTGTTCGGGGAGCGGCCCGCGGCGTTCGCGCACGTCGCCGAGTCGCCCGAGGGGGAGGTCGTCGGATTCTCGGTGTGGTTCCTCAGCTTCTCGACGTGGCGCGGCGTGCACGGGATCTATCTGGAGGACCTGTACGTGCGGCCGGGCGCGCGCGGAGGCGGTTACGGGAAGGCGCTGCTGCGGGAGTTGGCGCGGATCTGCGTGGAGCGCGGCTACGGGCGCCTGGAGTGGTCGGTGCTGGACTGGAACGCGCCGACGATCGCGTTCTACGAGGCCTTGGGTGCGCGGCCGCAGGACGAGTGGTCGGTGTACCGGTTGACGGACGGGCCGCTGGCCGAGCTGGGCGCGGGCGGCCGACAGGGCACTTCCTAG
- a CDS encoding aminoglycoside phosphotransferase family protein, with amino-acid sequence MADVVEVPEALADAQARFNGAAGREFIAGLPALAGRFLERWELRRTGPGMHGVTALVLPVERPDGTPAALKLQLVDEESAGEPVALRAWGGAGAVRLLEHDEATGAMLLERLDEGRHLSAVAERDSRRAVHVVAELLARLTAVPAPVGLRGLGAMAAGMLEAVPGALARLEDVRDRRVVRDCAAAVAEVVGEPGDRLLHWDLHYDNVLGGADGGGRGAWLAIDPKPLAGDPGFDLLPAIANNFAVDEVRWRFDLMTEVLGLDRERARAWTLGRVLQNCLWDVADGELRLQEEQLTMAEVLLGRGAAAGSRVLG; translated from the coding sequence ATGGCGGACGTGGTGGAGGTTCCGGAGGCCCTGGCCGATGCGCAGGCCAGGTTCAACGGGGCGGCGGGGCGGGAGTTCATCGCCGGGTTGCCCGCGCTGGCGGGCCGGTTCCTGGAGCGGTGGGAGCTGCGGCGCACGGGGCCGGGGATGCACGGGGTGACGGCTCTGGTGCTGCCGGTGGAGCGCCCGGACGGCACGCCGGCCGCGCTGAAGCTGCAACTGGTCGACGAGGAGAGCGCGGGGGAGCCGGTCGCGCTGCGCGCGTGGGGCGGGGCGGGCGCCGTACGGCTGCTGGAGCACGACGAGGCGACCGGGGCGATGCTGCTGGAGCGGCTCGACGAGGGGCGGCACCTGTCGGCGGTCGCGGAGCGGGATTCCCGGCGGGCGGTCCACGTGGTCGCGGAGCTGCTGGCCCGGCTGACGGCGGTGCCGGCCCCGGTGGGGCTGCGCGGGCTCGGCGCGATGGCCGCCGGGATGCTGGAGGCGGTGCCGGGGGCGCTGGCGCGGCTGGAGGACGTACGGGACCGCCGGGTGGTGCGGGACTGCGCGGCGGCGGTGGCCGAGGTGGTGGGGGAGCCCGGGGACCGGTTGCTGCACTGGGACCTGCACTACGACAACGTGCTGGGCGGCGCCGACGGCGGCGGTCGGGGGGCGTGGCTGGCGATCGATCCGAAGCCGCTGGCCGGGGACCCGGGCTTCGATCTGCTGCCGGCCATCGCCAACAACTTCGCGGTGGACGAGGTGCGGTGGCGGTTCGACCTGATGACGGAGGTGCTGGGCCTGGACCGTGAGCGGGCGCGGGCGTGGACCCTGGGGCGGGTGCTGCAGAACTGCCTGTGGGACGTAGCGGACGGGGAGTTGCGGCTCCAGGAGGAGCAACTGACCATGGCCGAGGTGCTGCTGGGGCGGGGTGCGGCGGCCGGCTCTAGGGTGCTGGGATGA
- a CDS encoding zinc-binding dehydrogenase: MNAIRLHAFGPAENLTYEAVPTPVAAPGQVRIAVAAAGVHLLDTTLRQGIQGPAPALPELPTVPGREVAGTVDALGPGTDPSWLGRSVVVHLGFAPGGYAEYAVADADRLHPVPPGLGPAEAVAMIGTGRTTLGILQFAGLGPDSTALIPAAAGGIGTLLVQYARNAGATVIALAGGPAKTALAAANGAHLAVDYTAPDWPDAVRAHAPGGATVLFDSVGGATARAALGLLAPRARHLVFGWSAGPLTLTDAERADLTARGITTRNVLGPAMLQAVGAPDPLRVLETRALAEAAAGRLRPAVQRHPLAEAASAHRALQTRATTGKVVLEP, translated from the coding sequence ATGAACGCCATCCGCCTGCACGCCTTCGGCCCCGCCGAGAACCTCACGTACGAGGCCGTCCCCACCCCCGTCGCGGCCCCCGGCCAGGTCCGCATCGCCGTGGCCGCCGCCGGCGTCCACCTCCTCGACACCACCCTCCGCCAGGGCATCCAGGGCCCCGCCCCCGCCCTCCCCGAACTGCCCACGGTCCCCGGCCGCGAGGTCGCCGGCACCGTCGACGCCCTCGGCCCCGGCACCGACCCCTCGTGGCTCGGCCGCAGCGTCGTCGTCCACCTCGGCTTCGCTCCCGGCGGCTACGCCGAGTACGCCGTCGCCGACGCCGACCGCCTGCACCCCGTCCCGCCCGGCCTCGGCCCCGCCGAGGCCGTCGCCATGATCGGCACGGGCCGCACCACGCTCGGAATCCTCCAGTTCGCCGGACTCGGCCCGGACTCCACCGCCCTGATCCCCGCCGCCGCCGGCGGCATCGGCACCCTGCTCGTCCAGTACGCGAGGAACGCCGGAGCCACCGTCATCGCCCTCGCCGGAGGCCCCGCCAAAACCGCCCTCGCCGCCGCCAACGGCGCCCACCTCGCCGTCGACTACACCGCCCCCGACTGGCCCGACGCCGTACGCGCCCACGCGCCCGGCGGCGCCACCGTGCTCTTCGACTCCGTCGGCGGCGCCACCGCCCGCGCCGCCCTCGGCCTCCTCGCCCCCCGCGCCCGCCACCTCGTCTTCGGCTGGTCCGCCGGCCCGCTCACCCTCACCGACGCCGAACGCGCCGACCTCACCGCCCGCGGCATCACCACCCGAAACGTGCTGGGCCCCGCCATGCTCCAGGCCGTCGGCGCCCCCGACCCGCTGCGTGTCCTGGAGACCCGCGCCCTCGCCGAAGCCGCCGCCGGCCGCCTGCGCCCGGCCGTCCAGCGCCACCCCCTCGCCGAGGCCGCGTCCGCCCACCGCGCCCTTCAGACCCGCGCCACGACCGGGAAGGTGGTCCTGGAGCCCTAG
- a CDS encoding NAD(P)/FAD-dependent oxidoreductase has product MTINGGISFWYATDHTTPAAPPRAPLTADATADVVIVGGGYTGLWTAYYLKASAPDLRVTVLEQKFCGYGASGRNGGWLYNGIAGRDRYATLHGHQAALRLQRAMNETVTEVIDVAAKEGIDADIHRGGVLEVARTPAQLTRLKAFHDAELSFGETDRELYDATDTRARIDIADAVGSTWTPHGTRIHPLKLVKGLAAACERMGVVIHESTPVTDISPRKAVTPYGTVRAPYVLRCTEGFTAALKGQKRSWLPMNSSMIVTAPIPESTWKQLSWSDASLLGDMAHAYMYAQRTADGRIAIGGRGVPYRFGSRTDNDGRTQPATIDSLRDLLFSFFPALTGTEITHAWSGVLGVPRDWCATVTLDATSGLGWAGGYVGSGVATTNLAGRTLRDLVLGDSTDLTTLPWVGHRVRRWEPEPFRWLGVHALYAAYREADRRETLTHRPATTPLARLADRVSGRH; this is encoded by the coding sequence ATGACGATCAACGGCGGCATTTCCTTCTGGTACGCGACCGACCACACCACCCCGGCCGCCCCACCCCGCGCACCCCTCACCGCCGATGCCACGGCCGACGTCGTCATCGTGGGCGGCGGCTACACCGGCCTGTGGACCGCCTACTACCTCAAGGCATCCGCGCCCGACCTCCGCGTCACCGTCCTGGAGCAGAAGTTCTGCGGCTACGGGGCCTCCGGCCGCAACGGCGGCTGGCTCTACAACGGCATCGCCGGCCGCGACCGCTACGCCACGCTCCACGGCCACCAGGCCGCCCTCCGCCTCCAGCGCGCCATGAACGAGACCGTCACCGAGGTCATCGACGTCGCCGCCAAGGAAGGCATCGACGCCGACATCCACCGCGGCGGCGTCCTCGAAGTCGCCCGCACCCCCGCCCAGCTCACCCGCCTCAAGGCGTTCCACGACGCCGAACTCTCCTTCGGCGAGACCGACCGCGAGCTCTACGACGCCACCGACACCCGCGCCCGCATCGACATCGCCGACGCCGTCGGCTCCACCTGGACCCCGCACGGCACCCGCATCCACCCCCTGAAGCTGGTCAAGGGCCTGGCCGCGGCCTGCGAACGCATGGGCGTGGTGATCCACGAATCCACCCCGGTCACGGACATCTCCCCCCGGAAGGCGGTCACCCCGTACGGCACGGTCCGCGCCCCGTACGTCCTGCGCTGCACGGAGGGGTTCACCGCCGCCCTCAAGGGCCAGAAGCGCTCGTGGCTCCCGATGAACTCCTCGATGATCGTGACGGCCCCGATCCCGGAGTCGACCTGGAAGCAGCTGTCCTGGTCGGACGCGTCACTCCTGGGCGACATGGCCCACGCCTACATGTACGCCCAGCGCACCGCCGACGGCCGCATCGCGATCGGCGGCCGCGGGGTCCCGTACCGCTTCGGCTCCCGCACGGACAATGACGGCCGCACCCAGCCGGCCACCATCGACTCCCTGCGCGACCTCCTCTTCTCCTTCTTCCCGGCCCTCACCGGAACGGAGATCACCCACGCGTGGTCGGGCGTCCTCGGCGTCCCGCGCGACTGGTGCGCCACCGTCACCCTGGACGCCACCTCGGGCCTGGGCTGGGCGGGCGGCTACGTCGGCTCGGGCGTGGCCACCACCAACCTCGCCGGCCGGACCCTGCGCGACCTGGTCCTCGGCGACTCCACGGACCTGACCACCCTCCCGTGGGTGGGCCACCGCGTCCGCCGCTGGGAGCCGGAGCCCTTCCGCTGGCTCGGCGTCCACGCCCTCTATGCCGCCTACCGCGAGGCGGACCGCCGCGAAACCCTCACCCACCGCCCGGCGACAACGCCCCTGGCCCGCCTGGCGGACCGCGTCTCGGGCCGCCACTGA